The Chrysoperla carnea chromosome X, inChrCarn1.1, whole genome shotgun sequence genome includes a region encoding these proteins:
- the LOC123302325 gene encoding juxtamembrane domain-associated catenin encodes MSNSQVEACLLINRRIEQRQEHSISHTEITERRVIQETGSDMQHYKGGLPGEMPTSVGNYHPHSNGHQVGVGVGVGVGVSGSGHSPHSSLLSLHSDETSVGGGRQKSHTGLPGIPSHSQQVTTSKVIHEVTHQHQHVGSDTQSIDYVAMPLGIYQHSGAAHQCSQYIDYNTIEHPPQMSMYGGQPEPQYHLHSHYPEYEHYPYSGTAPTAYMGYPGLGDRPSTPQSPSEHSGPPSPHAVGDPCATDYLPSCYDDLADQYRVTPSPGMQPAVDRGGYPTDDQGIVYGYVPPSMYSLNGRVPVVDGALYEDDDLQKHMSNMSISVHGHNMGTLGSRSRGGHSITSGGGGVGDEEQQGMRWRDPNLTEVIGFLNNPNNVIKANAAAYLQHLCYMDDPNKQKTRALGGIPPLVKLLMNESPDVYRNACGALRNLSYGRQNDENKRAIKNAGGIPALISLLSKTQEAEVKELITGVIWNMSSCEDLKRAIIDDAVNVIVINIIIPHSGWNPNCPGETCWSTVFRNASGVLRNVSSAGEYARKKLRDCEGLVDSLLYVVKSAIDKANIGNKIVENCVCVLRNLSYRCQEVEDPNYDKNPLPTQSRISENAASSKGENLGCFGASKKKKDGSGGQGSSGLGGNDQKVNLSGSGGSSGQPEGLRREIGKGTELLWQPEVVQSYLALLQSCSNPETLEAAAGALQNLSACYWQPSIEIRAAVRKEKGLPILVELLRMEVDRVVCAVATALRNLAIDQRNKELIGKYAMRDLVQKLPSGNVQHDQGTSDDTIAAVLATLNEVIKKNAEFSRSLLESGGVERLMNITRQRQKYTPRVLKFAGQVLFTMWQHPELRDVYKKHGWKELDFITKSVVAACKTGGPNSPNNANNTLNRPMASQGGTRYEDRTIKRGNPPTSSSNNTNTNAGVVDSVPVNMYQRNEDIPLADMSYPESALHVGGGAPTGGPPVAGGVRIYPPGPNPQQPTNG; translated from the exons ATGTCCAATAGCCAAGTGGAAGCTTGtct gttAATTAATCGCCGCATTGAACAAAGGCAGGAACATAGTATTTCACATACAGAAATAACAGAACGTCGTGTCATACAAGAAACTGGATCGGATATGCAACATTATAAAGGTGGACTTCCTGGTGAAATGCCAACATCCGTTGGTAATTATCATCCACATAGTAATGGACATCAAGTGGGTGTTGGCGTTGGTGTAGGTGTAGGTGTTAGTGGTAGTGGACATTCACCACATTCCTCATTATTATCGTTACATAGTGATGAGACATCGGTGGGTGGTGGCCGTCAAAAATCGCACACCGGTTTACCCGGTATTCCTTCGCACAGTCAACAAGTAACCACATCTAAAGTTATACATGAAGTCACGCATCAACATCAGCATGTCGGCTCAGATACACAGTCTATTGATTACGTTGCCATGCCCTTAG GTATATATCAGCATTCTGGAGCCGCTCATCAATGCTCACAATATATAGATTATAACACAATAGAACATCCACCCCAAATGTCCATGTATGGGGGCCAACCAGAACCTCAATATCATTTACACTCACATTATCCGGAATACGAGCATTATCCATATAGTGGAACAGCACCAACAGCATATATGGGTTATCCAGGTTTAGGAGATCGCCCTTCAACACCACAGAGTCCAAGCGAACATAGTGGACCACCTTCACCGCATGCCGTAGGTGATCCATGTGCCACGGATTATTTACCATCATGTTACGATGATCTTGCGGATCAATATAGAGTTACACCATCACCAGGCATGCAACCGGCAGTAGACCGAGGTGGATATCCTACCGACGATCAAGGAATCGTTTATGGATACGTACCTCCTTCGATGTATAGTTTAAATGGACGTGTCCCAGTTGTCGATGGGGCGCTTTACGAAGATGACgatttacaaaaacatatgtCAAATATGTCAATATCAGTACATGGCCATAATATGGGAACACTAGGTAGTCGATCACGTGGCGGTCACTCAATAACATCTGGTGGAGGTGGAGTCGGCGACGAGGAACAACAGGGTATGCGATGGCGTGATCCAAATTTAACTGAAGTCATCGGATTCTTAAATAATCCAAACAATGTTATAAAAGCAAATGCCGCTGCATATTTACAGCATTTATGTTACATGGATGatccaaataaacaaaaaactcgAGCACTAGGTGGTATCCCTCcacttgttaaattattaatgaacGAAAGTCCTGACGTATATCGTAACGCATGCGGTGCATTACGTAATTTAAGTTATGGACgtcaaaatgatgaaaataagcGTGCAATTAAAAATGCTGGCGGTATTCCGGCCTTAATAAGTTTGTTAAGTAAAACACAAGAAGCAGAAGTGAAAGAATTAATAACTGGTGTCATATGGAATATGTCGTCATGTGAGGATTTAAAACGAGCTATTATCGATGATGCTGTCAAtgtaattgttataaatattattataccacaTTCTGGATGGAATCCAAATTGTCCAG GTGAAACATGTTGGTCTACCGTTTTTCGTAATGCATCCGGTGTATTACGTAATGTTAGTTCAGCTGGTGAATATGCACGTAAAAAATTACGTGATTGTGAGGGTCTTGTTGATTCATTATTATATGTGGTAAAATCGGCGATCGATAAAGCGAATATAggtaataaaattgtagaaaattgtgTGTGCGTACTTCGTAATTTATCGTATAGATGTCAGGAAGTTGAGGACCCAAATTACGATAAGAATCCACTACCAACACAAAGTCGAATATCAGAGAATGCTGCATCCTCAAAGGGTGAAAATTTAGGTTGTTTTGGAgcaagtaaaaagaaaaaagatggaAGTGGGGGACAAGGAAGTAGTGGCCTAGGTGGTAACGATCAAAAAGTGAACTTATCCGGATCGGGTGGATCATCCGGTCAACCAGAAGGCTTACGACGTGAGATTGGTAAAGGTACTGAATTATTATGGCAACCAGAAGTAGTGCAATCGTATTTGGCATTACTACAAAGTTGTTCGAATCCGGAAACACTCGAAGCGGCAGCTGGTGCGTTACAAAATTTATCCGCATGTTATTGGCAGCCTAGTATTGAAATACGTGCAGCTGTTCGAAAAGAAAAAGGTTTACCAATACTAGTTGAACTATTACGAATGGAAGTAGATCGTGTTGTGTGTGCGGTTGCAACAGCGCTACGTAATTTAGCAATTGATCAACGAAACAAAGAATTAATCGGAAAATATGCGATGCGTGATTTAGTTCAAAAATTACCATCAGGCAATGTACAGCATGATCAAG GTACATCCGATGATACAATTGCTGCTGTATTAGCCACACTAAACGAAGTGATTAAAAAGAATGCTGAATTTTCACGTTCGTTGCTCGAATCCGGTGGTGTAGAACGTTTAATGAATATAACACGACAACGTCAAAAGTATACACCACGTGTTCTAAAATTTGCTGGACAAGTGTTGTTTACAATGTGGCAGCATCCTGAACTACGTGATGTGTATAAGAAACATGGTTGGAAAGAATTAGATTTTATAACGAAGTCAGTGGTGGCTGCATGTAAAACTGGTGGACCAAATTCACCAAATAATGCAAATAATACGTTAAATCGGCCGATGGCTTCGCAAGGTGGTACACGATATGAAGATCGTACGATTAAACGTGGTAATCCACCCACTTCATCATCGAATAATACCAATACAAATGCTGGCGTTGTTGATTCGGTTCCAGTTAATATGTATCAAAGG aatgaAGATATTCCATTAGCCGATATGTCGTATCCAGAGAGTGCTTTGCATGTGGGTGGCGGAGCACCAACAGGTGGTCCACCTGTCGCAGGAGGTGTACGAATTTATCCTCCTGGACCAAATCCTCAACAGCCTACG AATGGCTGA